In Vibrio japonicus, one DNA window encodes the following:
- the ruvC gene encoding crossover junction endodeoxyribonuclease RuvC, producing MSVILGIDPGSRITGYGVIRQTGRHLQYLGSGCIRTSEKELPGRLKQIYAGVSEIITQFQPDVFAIEQVFMARNADSALKLGQARGSAIVAAVNYDLPVYEYAARLIKQAVVGTGAADKTQVQHMVQHMLKLPARPQADAADALGVAICHANTNKTLAAMAGKATSARRGRYR from the coding sequence ATGTCAGTAATATTAGGTATCGATCCCGGCTCCCGGATAACAGGGTATGGTGTCATACGTCAAACTGGTCGCCACCTGCAATATCTAGGTAGCGGCTGTATCAGAACGTCAGAAAAAGAACTGCCCGGCAGACTAAAACAGATCTATGCGGGTGTTTCGGAAATTATCACTCAGTTTCAGCCAGATGTGTTCGCGATTGAACAAGTCTTTATGGCTCGAAATGCCGATTCAGCGCTTAAGTTAGGTCAGGCTAGGGGCAGTGCAATCGTTGCTGCGGTTAATTACGATTTACCAGTCTATGAATACGCGGCGCGATTAATTAAACAGGCCGTTGTTGGCACAGGCGCGGCGGATAAAACTCAGGTTCAGCATATGGTTCAACACATGTTGAAACTACCAGCCAGACCACAAGCCGATGCGGCCGATGCACTTGGTGTTGCAATTTGTCATGCAAACACAAACAAGACCCTAGCGGCAATGGCAGGTAAAGCAACGAGCGCACGTCGTGGGCGTTATCGTTAG
- the cydA gene encoding cytochrome ubiquinol oxidase subunit I, which yields MIDVVDLSRFQFALTAMYHFLFVPLTLGMAFLLAIMESLYVMTDKQIYKDMTKFWGKLFGINFALGVATGLTMEFQFGTNWSYYSHYVGDIFGAPLAIEALVAFFLESTFVGLFFFGWDRLTKRQHLVVTWLVALGSNFSALWILIANGWMQNPVGAEFNFETMRMEMVSFAEVVLNPVAQVKFVHTVASGYTTGAMFILGISSYYLLKGRDIAFARRSFAIAASFGMAAILSVIVLGDESGYELGEVQKVKLAAIESEWHTEPAPAAFTLFGIPNQETMHTDYAIKIPYVMGIIATRSFDEQVTGLRDLRDEHVERIRTGMYAYELLEKLRAGDKSEENKAAFDEVKGDLGYGLLLKRYTDKVVDATEEQIQAAADDSIPTVWPLFWSFRVMVACGFIMLFVFGAAFIQTCRQKIEQKQWVLKAALFSIPLPWIAIEAGWFVAEFGRQPWAVGEILPVHVAASALTAAEIWTSLFAIIALYTVFLIAEVYLMVKFARKGPSSLKTGRYHFEQEANSVEDKVSRQVEA from the coding sequence ATGATTGACGTAGTTGATCTATCGCGGTTCCAGTTCGCACTGACAGCGATGTATCACTTCCTCTTCGTACCACTGACTCTGGGTATGGCTTTCCTACTGGCCATCATGGAATCTCTGTACGTAATGACGGATAAGCAAATCTACAAGGACATGACAAAGTTCTGGGGTAAGCTTTTTGGTATTAACTTTGCCCTTGGTGTGGCAACAGGCCTAACCATGGAGTTCCAGTTTGGTACAAACTGGTCATACTATTCGCATTACGTAGGCGATATCTTTGGTGCACCTCTCGCGATCGAAGCCCTTGTTGCGTTTTTCTTAGAATCAACGTTCGTTGGTTTGTTCTTTTTTGGTTGGGATCGCCTAACGAAGCGTCAGCACCTTGTCGTCACTTGGCTTGTCGCGCTGGGTTCAAACTTCTCTGCACTGTGGATCTTGATTGCAAACGGTTGGATGCAAAACCCAGTTGGTGCTGAATTCAATTTCGAAACCATGCGTATGGAAATGGTGAGTTTTGCTGAGGTTGTGTTAAACCCAGTTGCTCAGGTTAAATTCGTACACACGGTTGCTTCTGGCTACACGACTGGCGCAATGTTTATCCTTGGTATCAGCTCTTACTACCTACTAAAAGGTCGTGACATCGCATTCGCACGTCGTTCATTTGCGATTGCAGCATCATTCGGTATGGCGGCGATCCTTTCTGTAATCGTACTGGGTGACGAATCAGGTTACGAGCTAGGCGAAGTCCAGAAAGTAAAACTGGCAGCAATCGAGTCTGAGTGGCACACAGAGCCAGCTCCAGCAGCCTTTACTCTGTTTGGTATTCCGAACCAAGAAACCATGCACACTGACTACGCGATCAAGATTCCTTACGTAATGGGTATCATCGCGACGCGTTCATTCGACGAGCAAGTAACGGGTCTTCGTGACCTACGTGACGAGCACGTTGAGCGTATCCGCACTGGTATGTATGCATACGAGCTGCTAGAAAAACTTCGTGCTGGTGATAAGTCAGAAGAGAATAAGGCGGCGTTTGACGAAGTCAAAGGCGACCTAGGTTACGGTTTACTTCTGAAGCGTTACACCGACAAGGTTGTCGATGCGACAGAAGAACAAATTCAAGCGGCGGCGGATGATTCTATCCCAACGGTATGGCCTCTATTCTGGTCGTTCCGCGTGATGGTTGCGTGTGGCTTTATCATGCTATTCGTCTTTGGTGCGGCGTTTATCCAGACTTGTCGTCAGAAGATCGAGCAAAAACAATGGGTTCTTAAAGCTGCGCTGTTTAGTATTCCACTTCCTTGGATTGCGATTGAAGCAGGTTGGTTTGTTGCGGAATTTGGTCGCCAGCCTTGGGCCGTTGGTGAGATTCTACCTGTTCACGTTGCGGCATCTGCACTGACAGCCGCTGAGATCTGGACATCGCTATTCGCAATCATCGCACTGTACACCGTGTTCCTGATTGCAGAAGTTTATCTGATGGTGAAATTTGCTCGTAAAGGCCCTAGCAGCCTGAAGACTGGTCGTTACCACTTTGAGCAAGAAGCTAACTCTGTAGAAGATAAAGTTAGCCGCCAAGTAGAAGCGTAA
- the ruvA gene encoding Holliday junction branch migration protein RuvA → MIGRLRGILIEKQPPELLIEVNGIGYEVQMPMSCFYELPNIGEEAIIYTHFVVREDAQLLYGFNTVKERALFREVIKANGVGPKLGLGILSGMTASQFVTCVEREDVSTLVKLPGVGKKTAERLVVEMKDRLKGWGAGDLFTPFTDAAPADSSPQAQQSNVEEEAVSALLALGYKPTQASKVISQVMKPEMSSEELIREALKSMV, encoded by the coding sequence GTGATTGGACGTCTGCGCGGCATTCTGATTGAAAAACAACCCCCTGAATTGCTCATCGAAGTTAATGGCATTGGCTATGAAGTACAAATGCCGATGAGTTGTTTCTATGAACTTCCAAATATCGGTGAAGAAGCGATTATTTACACTCATTTTGTTGTTCGAGAAGATGCACAGCTGCTATACGGCTTCAACACAGTAAAAGAGCGTGCTCTGTTCCGCGAAGTGATCAAAGCGAATGGCGTAGGGCCTAAACTTGGGCTAGGTATTCTTTCGGGGATGACAGCGAGCCAGTTTGTCACTTGTGTGGAACGAGAAGACGTTTCAACACTGGTTAAATTACCGGGTGTCGGTAAGAAAACGGCTGAACGTTTGGTTGTTGAAATGAAAGACCGCTTGAAAGGGTGGGGCGCAGGAGACTTGTTTACACCGTTTACGGATGCCGCACCTGCTGATAGCTCTCCTCAAGCTCAGCAAAGTAATGTTGAAGAAGAAGCGGTCAGCGCACTATTAGCGCTTGGCTATAAACCAACGCAAGCGTCTAAAGTGATCTCTCAGGTGATGAAGCCAGAAATGAGTAGTGAAGAGCTGATCCGCGAAGCGCTTAAGTCGATGGTTTAA
- the ruvB gene encoding Holliday junction branch migration DNA helicase RuvB, with the protein MIEADRLIAPENPVYREEDVIDRAIRPKKLEDYKGQDHVRDQMEIFIKAAQLREEALDHLLIFGPPGLGKTTLANIVANEMGVNIRTTSGPVLEKAGDLAALLTNLEENDVLFIDEIHRLSPMVEEVLYPAMEDYQLDIMIGEGPAARSIKIDLPPFTLVGATTRAGSLTSPLRDRFGITQRLEYYNIPDLQNIVQRSADCLGLSMDAEGALEVARRARGTPRIANRLLRRVRDYAEVKGNGHICAETADKALNMLDVDAQGFDYMDRKLLLAIMEKFGGGPVGLDNMAAAIGEEKDTIEDVLEPYLIQQGYLQRTPRGRIATDRAYLHFGIEK; encoded by the coding sequence ATGATTGAAGCGGATCGCCTTATAGCGCCAGAAAATCCCGTTTATCGCGAAGAAGATGTGATTGATCGCGCCATTCGACCTAAAAAGTTAGAAGACTATAAAGGCCAAGATCATGTGCGTGATCAAATGGAAATATTCATTAAGGCCGCCCAGCTTCGTGAAGAAGCCTTGGATCATCTTCTAATCTTTGGTCCTCCCGGCTTAGGGAAAACAACATTAGCCAACATCGTCGCAAATGAAATGGGTGTCAATATTCGCACCACATCAGGCCCTGTTTTAGAAAAGGCGGGTGACTTGGCCGCGTTGCTGACCAACCTTGAAGAAAACGATGTGTTGTTTATTGATGAAATTCACCGCCTAAGTCCTATGGTCGAAGAGGTGCTGTATCCAGCAATGGAAGATTATCAGCTGGACATTATGATCGGTGAAGGGCCTGCAGCACGCTCAATCAAGATTGACCTGCCTCCATTTACTTTGGTTGGTGCAACGACTCGCGCGGGTTCGTTAACGTCACCACTGCGTGACCGATTCGGTATTACTCAAAGGTTGGAATACTACAATATTCCAGACCTCCAAAACATTGTACAACGCAGCGCGGACTGCCTCGGGTTATCTATGGATGCAGAAGGGGCGTTGGAAGTGGCAAGACGAGCGCGAGGGACGCCACGTATTGCAAACCGACTGCTACGACGTGTACGAGACTATGCGGAAGTTAAAGGCAACGGCCATATTTGTGCAGAAACGGCAGACAAAGCACTGAATATGCTGGATGTGGATGCCCAAGGCTTTGACTATATGGATAGAAAGTTGCTACTCGCGATTATGGAGAAATTCGGTGGCGGTCCAGTTGGTCTGGATAACATGGCAGCCGCGATTGGTGAAGAGAAAGACACCATCGAAGATGTACTAGAACCCTATTTGATTCAGCAAGGCTACCTGCAAAGGACACCAAGAGGTCGTATAGCCACAGACAGAGCCTACCTCCATTTCGGAATTGAAAAATAA